Proteins from one Parasteatoda tepidariorum isolate YZ-2023 chromosome 4, CAS_Ptep_4.0, whole genome shotgun sequence genomic window:
- the LOC139425472 gene encoding uncharacterized protein, whose product MINTVFESIDLRILRSTIERIPLLSITKTYKTTSTNALQVLAGTVPLDLIINTEEKMANIYFHESDEDPYAPLPDFPPIHPAELKSINFGSNLPTKVEIEIFTDGSRLIYNGEYKVGCAFVIYADVGLVESRNFRLTDYSTVFKAELWVIFRSLHRIHQNNINSETNIYSDSHSSLQALSNTNTNDYLVQIMKKTYKNITEFH is encoded by the coding sequence ATGATCAATACGGTTTTCGAAAGCATAGATCTACGAATTCTACGATCTACGATAGAACGAATTCCTCTTCTCTCCATAACAAAAACCTACAAGACAACCTCTACCAATGCACTACAAGTTTTGGCCGGTACCGTCCcattagatttaattattaatacagaagaaaaaatggCGAATATATATTTCCATGAAAGTGATGAAGATCCATACGCACCTCTACCAGACTTCCCACCAATACATCCCGCAGAATTAAAATCCATAAATTTTGGCTCTAATTTACCAACAAAAGTTGAAATTGAGATATTTACGGACGGATCCAGGCTAATTTATAACGGCGAATATAAAGTGGGATGTGCATTCGTAATATATGCCGATGTTGGTCTTGTAGAGTCCCGCAACTTTAGACTTACAGATTATTCAACAGTTTTCAAAGCAGAATTATGGGTGATATTTCGGTCACTCCACCGGATACaccaaaataatatcaatagcGAAACAAACATCTATTCTGACTCACACTCCAGTCTTCAAGCCCTTAGCAACACAAACACGAATGATTACCTagttcaaataatgaaaaaaacttacaaaaatattactgaattcCACTGA